In the genome of Segnochrobactrum spirostomi, the window CCTCATCCCCGATTGGGCCGACGACAAAGCACTTGTCCAACAGATCTCCCGCCATTGAATGCTCCCCGGGTGCAGTTCGACCTCGAACCATATCGCATTTATCTCTCTATTAAGACAGAATCGATCTCTAGCCATTTTCTTGTTGCTTAACCTCCGGCCGACACGTCGCGCGGACAGAGCCCGATGCGCGGCCGACCCGGATCTGCGGGTCGAGATGACAGCGGTGGCGCTCGTCTGACCGCCGAAGGCCGCGCCGGTCCGATCCGGCGCAGGCTCTCTGGGGTCGGGATGGACTATGAAGCGATCTCCTGGACCTTATGCGCGAGCATGACGATAGGCTCGATCTTGCAGGCCGCGCCCTGCTCGATCATGCCCGCTCCGGGCCCCATCTCAATCCTCCGGCAATTAACCCTTGTATCTCGGCCTGCCTGGGCCCATACTAGCGTCATCGATACGAGGTCTGGCGATTTGGTTTTGCGCGCGGAATTGCGTTCAGCCAGTTTTTTCTTTCCTGAAAATCGATAATCCATCCACCCGAGCAACCCTCGGGCCTCTATGTATTCTTGCTTGAAAAGGGTCTCCCATGGCTTCGGGAACCGTGAAATGGTTCAACGCCCAGAAGGGCTTCGGCTTCATCGCTCCGGATCAGGGCGGTGCTGACGCGTTCGTCCACATCAGCGCCGTCGAGCGCTCGGGCCTCTACGGCCTGAACGAAGGCCAGAAGGTCACCTACGACCTCGTGGCCGACCGCCGCACCGGCAAGATGTCTGCGGAAAATCTGAAGACCGCCGACTGACGCGATCCGTCGCCGCCGGCTTACGCCGGCCAGGCGGCACATCCGTCGTCCGCGTCTCTGCGGACTTCCGAGCGTCGGGCGACCGGCGCTCGATTTTCGTGCTTCTGAGGCACGCCTCCCGGGCCTCGCAGGCTCCGGCCAAGGTGCCGGGGTCCCGCGTGGCAGTGCTCGGACGGCAACGTTCCGGGCGCGCTCTCCTCAAAAGATTGGATCGATTTTGCAGGTCTTGGTTCGCGACAACAATGTCGAGCAGGCGCTCAAGGTTCTGAAGCGGCGCATGCAGCGGGAAGGCATCTTCCGCGAGATGAAGGCGCGGCGCGCCTATGAGAAGCCGTCCGAGCGCAAGACGCGCGAGAAGGCGGAAGCGGTTCGCCGCGCTCGCAAGGCGGCGCGCAAGCTCGCCCAGCGCGAAGGCCTGATCGCGGCGCCGAAGCGCGCGGCCGGCCGCATGGGCGGCCCGGGCCAGCGGCCGTCGGCTGCCGCCGAGTAATTTTGCGCCGAATGATCTCTTGAAGTCGGCTGGCGGCGTCTGCGGGCGCCGCCGCCGACTTCAATCATATTCGTGATCGAGGCCCTTGGCCTTGTCGATCTTCTGATCGGCGAGTTCGTCCTTCAGGCAGCCGTCGAGCAGCACGTAGAGCAGCTTCCTCTTGTTGACCGAGGACAGCATCTGCCGGACGCACTTGCGCCGGCGATCCGCGTCGACCGACGGCCACAGCGTCTCGGCGTTCGCATAGGCGGCCTTCTCGACCGAGATGCATTCGAGACGCGCCTCCGCGCTTTCGAAGCGCGCGCAATTCACCCCGATATCATATTTCGGCATCACATCGACCGTTCCGGCGCGGGCGACCGGCGCCGTAAGGCTGGCCAGCAGCAGAGCCGCGAGGCGATGGGCGAGCGTGATCGGCATCCCCGAGTCCGCGATCCGTGGCGATTTGAATAAGCTGGGGCAGCGGGGCGGTGTCGGCAACCGAAAAGCGCATGAAATTGCGGTCTGAGGGCGCATGCCGCCATCTTCGAGGCCTGCAGAGCCGGATCGCGTTTCGGCTCGCGCGCGCCGCGGCGCGCCGACGGCTGCGCTGCGGCCCCACGCCGGTTTGACCGCACGGTTTCCGGCGCTTAAGACACGGACGCGCACCGCCGGCGCCCGCCGCGCGGCCTCGGGTTCCGCCTTTCATG includes:
- a CDS encoding cold-shock protein — its product is MASGTVKWFNAQKGFGFIAPDQGGADAFVHISAVERSGLYGLNEGQKVTYDLVADRRTGKMSAENLKTAD
- the rpsU gene encoding 30S ribosomal protein S21: MQVLVRDNNVEQALKVLKRRMQREGIFREMKARRAYEKPSERKTREKAEAVRRARKAARKLAQREGLIAAPKRAAGRMGGPGQRPSAAAE